From a single Silene latifolia isolate original U9 population chromosome 6, ASM4854445v1, whole genome shotgun sequence genomic region:
- the LOC141587903 gene encoding uncharacterized protein LOC141587903: MGYSHLLEVDDSDVADEVSDEEAVVVSKGKRKKVTFSLGSAKDKGKGIAVEEEDEPDEEDDIEIDDEEGDYVEEDVVDEAVEMAVNVGKSTLKKKGVGKPVEVTAEHPLEPKALKMIQRRTEVGEGSNKRKRDETAMVLVKKKKEVDGHGSPRQLFKLIGMLTESQKKDVEDNGFGGLLELKTHAFYHQMVDWLMQAKNDPELVKVWRDRFKLSFDAVRQEMLGLPDGGADFKKLFVVFAMGTFLAPTVHNRIDFRLVKAVENVDAISRLDWCSFVLLRLNAALDSWRTQNTKNVGGCLMFLQLMYFHRLTWWGFPESTTLPLVQHWTYERMKERMAQEVAAYRHHQGFGIGVWELPSYPVSRHLPKRLYRRPNENEPASRNPPVRFVQLPLPDGVPTDEELQATFYDVRVRNWMTTRRNLSVVNVIHKRLMRELGGQEDAGWCRSSVK; this comes from the exons ATGGGATACTCACATTTGCTCG AAGTAGATGACAGTGATGTGGCAGACGAAGTATCTGATGAGGAGGCGGTAGTTGTAAGTAAAGGGAAGAGGAAGAAGGTGACATTCAGTTTAGGAAGTGCGAAAGATAAGGGGAAGGGGATAGCAGTGGAGGAGGAGGACGAACCAGATGAGGAAGACGATATTGAGATAGATGATGAGGAAGGGGACTACGTTGAGGAAG ACGTTGTGGATGAAGCTGTGGAAATGGCGGTAAACGTTGGGAAAAGCACGCTGAAAAAGAAAGGTGTTGGAAAGCCAGTGGAGGTAACTGCAG AGCATCCACTTGAGCCAAAAGCGTTGAAAATGATTCAGCGGAGGACAGAGGTTGGTGAAGGATCAAATAAAAGAAAGAGAGATGAAACTGCTATGGTGCTAGTGAA GAAAAAGAAGGAAGTGGATGGGCATGGGTCACCCAGGCAGTTGTTCAAGTTGATTGGTATGTTAACGGAGTCTCAAAAGAAGGATGTGGAGGACAACGGCTTTGGTGGCCTATTGGAGTTGAAAACGCATGCGTTTTATCATCAAATGGTGGATTGGTTGATGC AGGCGAAGAACGACCCGGAGTTGGTCAAGGTTTGGCGTGACCGTTTCAAGTTGTCGTTTGATGCTGTTAGGCAAGAGATGTTAGGGCTGCCTGATGGAGGGGCTGACTTCAAGAAGCTGTTTGTGGTTTTCGCTATGGGGACATTCTTGGCTCCTACTGTCCACAACCGTATCGACTTTCGCCTGGTCAAAGCTGTGGAGAATGTGGACGCCATTTCTCGTTTAGATTGGTGTTCGTTCGTCCTTCTCCGTTTGAACGCAGCACTGGATTCTTGGAGGACGCAGAACACCAAGAACGTCGGCGGCTGTCTGATGTTCCTGCAGCTGATGTACTTCCATCGCCTGACTTGGTGGGGCTTTCCGGAGAGCACTACACTGCCACTGGTCCAGCATTGGACGTACGAGCGTATGAAGGAGAGGATGGCCCAGGAGGTGGCAGCATACCGCCATCATCAAGGTTTCGGTATTGGCGTTTGGGAGCTTCCGTCATATCCAGTTTCAAGGCACCTTCCAAAGAGGCTTTATCGTAGGCCAAATGAAAATGAACCAGCGTCTAGGAACCCTCCAGTGCGATTTGTCCAGCTACCACTACCAGACGGAGTTCCGACAGATGAGGAGTTGCAGGCCACTTTCTATGAT